Within Planococcus citri chromosome 2, ihPlaCitr1.1, whole genome shotgun sequence, the genomic segment TTTTGGATTGATTTCAAGCAAAAAAGCCATTTTGGTagattaggaaaaaaaagagcTAATGCCCCGAGGCCCAAGAGCGTCTCTCGTTCTTGAAATATGAGAAGCATCCTCATAAAAATTCACTCTTGGGttccccatattttttttttaaacacaagTGGAATcttgaaattcgtttttgacctttaaaaaacatgtattatttcaaaaaaaatggatgagccgtacctacctacctacctacctacctgaaaattgaaaaaacatatgAAAGGGCGAAATggatttttgtggaaaataatAGAATGATAATGTtcttttttacacggattttggcagatttagaaTTCTTAAGAGTCTGTTGAGGTAACAGTAGCTTTTGATAAtggattttacttgaaaaaagaaaacttttgaGGTTTTGAAAGTTGGTGAATGAATTgtaaaaagtgttgaaaaaagagactttaaaaaacgtcaaaaattcagattctcgaaaatctgccaaaatccgtataaaaagaacacatcttaCATCTATTACTTCTGACGAATGAGTTGTCGTTTTCTCGCGAATAGCGAACCTCCTTATCACGAATATGATATCAGATTTAGTGCTGCACTTACCCAGCTCTCTCCGGGGTCTCAGCCCCAACCTtgattttcactattttttgaagtagagctgatattggtgtcgttttcatcgaacctcacactaaaaaaaaatagctgaaaaaatctttaaaacgTCTGAAGTCATTTCGATTGGTCCTACGTGATGATTGTTTACAAATAGAGGAGCCTTAGGTAAAGGTATGCTACTAGAAATATCCTGTTTGGAATCCAATCAATTTTGACCATTCGAAATGGTATAATTTGCAGTCGTTTcgcttgaaaatatttcacacaAGTGAGGCttgataaaaaacattttattttttcagaaatatttatacttgttttaaataaaaggtacatattttcatacGTATGCGTATCTACttgatatcaaaaaataaataaataaataaattataactttttttcaactccaatttttctcaaatctcaatacatatttatatttttaattggCAGCAACAATACTTTATTAGACGacttttttataccaaaaaattcttcagattCTTTATTCACTTCACAACAACGTACAACTCCACCAATCATTTCGAActcttttttcaaatgtgaCACACATAAATTTACTATAGGCGAACAATATTTATCCATTGCTTTTTCCATCGGAGAAGGAGAAACTGAAGATCCTGGGTCGTTTGTactgatgaaattattcatcacAATAATCGCTCCGTGATGTTTTTTCTCATTGTAGATGAGTTTAATCCAAACATTATAAACTTGATTTtggcctcctggcgcagaatcacTTTCTTCAGGAATATCAGATACGCTCGTATAAATTGACGTGAACTTCCTTTCTTTGACGGGCATTTCTGAAATGGCGGTTGTAACGTAACGATTAATCTTATTCCAGagtgtgattaatttttcatgttgcAATTCGGCGTTTAAAAAGTGGAACGCGGATTTCCTCCATGTGGCGAATGCCATATCATCGGGTGGTACCAACATTTGAACTTTATAAGGAAATGTTTCGGGGTCAGTTGTTGGCTCTGGTGGTGTATCTTTTTGAGTTTCTAGCTGTAATGACGCTTCTTTctgtgaaaagaaaatcaattgaaaatgttcCTATCGtgtaccaaaaaaaagattCAGCTATGGATGAAAACTCACCTCGAGTGTGCTTTTTAATATCGTGTAGTTTGAACCGATGATTTCATCGTCGTTGAGCATTTCGTAGTTCACTTCTCGCTCTCGGAATAGCAAATTTGAAGTGAGTAGCTTTGGAGATCTGATGTTATGCGAAGTGaagagagtttttcttttttttgaatcgaaacAGAATTTATAATGTACAACTTCTTCGGTATTGAATTTATATGGCTGTATTAGAGCATAAAATTCAATTATAAACAGAGGCGGATCGAAGTCATGctgttgggggagggggggtgtcaTCACGTCATTTTGTTGACAAtaattacctaataaaattttttaacgtgCTGAGTACTGTGGTTAGGACCGTGCAGAGCTAATGTAGGCCTGGGGCAAATATAATTTTGCCCTATTTCTTAGGAGGAAATTATATaggtaaaatgtttttttgtgaggggAAGGGTGGAGggggtttgactgaaaatttgccgactgatacaGGGGGAAATATCAGTTTTACTGCAGATTGATATCTTATTCATTATGAATtataagaattttcattttctattttggaatttttttggctttcaaaattttagaatttataagatttttttagaatgagGGCAAAAGCGTTTAAAacgaaaaagaattttgaagatagaTCGGTGGGGGAGGATGTATAGTCTCTGACGTACCCCCTTAAATCCGCATCTGCGCGTTGATAATACATATCAGAAGCATTACCTATTCAAAtcgtaatcatttttaaaaagtcaaattaaAGATACCTACTTTGTACAATGCTGACCATCaaatcctattttttcattttttttttttgttgtaagttAGTATGAGTAGGTAACTttgattagtaaaaatcatatttttgctcatattgtaagtaggtacggtgtgtactttacttacatatttaaaaataggttaACATCAACTGAAAAGTAAATTTCTTAATTATTCTGCTTATTCGTTAATATCAgaattgtacatatgtatgtacctacttgacgaaattttcataattttaaaattacttacctaatttacTTTATGCTTAATTAAGATGTATCGCCCAAAATAATTCTCCGAAAAAGGATTAAACTTCCGCTCTCCCCCGAGTTATTGAGGAAATTATTCTTGAATAAAAATCTCCCCCGGTACCTGGGTAATCATTGGAATGGTATTTCTGAGTAGGAAACCCCAAGGGAATGCACCCtcttattttgtaaattgttctCTACAGAATTCATAATCCTATTCTACTTTTTCTGGAAACTTTGATTTGTGATGAAGAGaggtggtttttaatttttaatatcagTACTTTgggttgaatttgaataatcatGTACTGGAAGATTTATTCAAGAATAGTTTCCTTAAAAAGTAGGAGGAGGGTGGAGATTCAATACGTTTCGGGAGAATTTTGTTGACAGATATCgcgtgctttttttgaaaattgcgtttgcaatattttttttaatgcttgaaTTATTgcttaaaatacaaatttcataaaattgtgtAATCATAATACTCATGCCATGGTTCAGTTACtaaattttccaagtatttACAATTCTACCCGAAACGTCTAAAACAGTTTATATGtagtttggcaaaattttgatttcatcccTGTTTTTTATCTCCgatttgattctcaaaaattcgccaaaaattgcaagaaaattgGGCTTGTAATATTTTGAACCAGTTGaagattataaaaaaataaaaaattaaaacaggtttaaaatttacctaaatttgctttaaaaaactttttaaaaataattttttatgcctTTTTACAATATATAAAAAATCACAGCGGAAACGGTATTTGTGGCTGCATGTTTAGCCCAGCAAGTTTTCTTCTGCGACCTGGACGAATCCCTCCGGAAATGGAATGCGGTCGTAAGACAGCTAGTAAATTGCATCAATTTGTGTACACTGTACGAGGTAAGCTGGACATTCAATTAAGTGAAGACATTCAAGAAGAACTTCAGAGTGTTGAgcttatctcatttttttgcagacTTGTATGGCATAAAACCTCatcgagaatgaaaaaattatgccaaatttGGTTTTAGACGTAAGTACTCGAATTAGTAACGTAGGTATCTCAAAAATATGAGAATTCTACCATGTACCTATTTTCGTCGGTATCATAAAACATGGCTGAACTTTGATGAAATAAAACCAGGAGAGTGAAATAtgtaaatggtttttttttttcaagtcgaataAAGTTAATGGGTAGAATATCTACAGTAGGTTACGAGATAATTTATCTACTTACCATTTGCGCTTTGCAAATCTGAAAATTCACattatataaaaaatatttcataatttttgataggtttttaaaattaattgtatGTATTTATACGATATAAGTTGCTGTACAGCTTCGAATATTTGAGCTCACTTCATTAATCACTGTAACAAGAGTTCCTTTGGCGTCTGGTCCACACGTGGGTACCTGgaaagtcattttcaaaacaggCACGATCTCAGTTCCACACTGCAAAGGTTCCtgtttttgaaacgttttaGGTTCAACGCATTTCTCGTTAGAATTTTCGTTGGGACAAAGAAATATTTGCTGCTTGTCGTGAGGGTCTGACGAGGTAAACTGTGTCCCAAATGCTATTCTTCCATCTACCATGGAAACAGTTTTCAAATCTTCTGGAGTCGAGAGggtaaatgtttttttattcatgatACTAATCATTGGCAAAACTTCTCTTGGTGTGATTTTTCGGAGTTCATTTACTAGGTAGGGAGTACAATTAACAAAATGTAAGGTACATgcggaaatgatgaaattttggaaattattattttatatacttagataagtaagtatatgTGATGTTTACAGGTAAATGATttgaagagtccagggaaagaaccagataagtcactttttcaaacttctgagttacggcgttttgaagtatcagaaggctccaattttgtagcgaatttgaatttcatcaaggtaatgactggaaatacatcacacaacatcccacaaacacaacttgaggcattttagaaaaaaaatgaagagatgagccagtcacgacttgaaaagtcactgttttcgtgaaaaaatcaagcaaaaaatcgaaaaatcagtgtttcgcaacaacttgaattcgatgaaaatcgattattatgatgacataatgaaaaatttttgtattctaaatagttgacgatgttgaaattttcttcctgtcgcctcacatttcgtctcggctcatttttctcttctcctctttttttcaaaggccattttaaccacgaaaaatcgatttttttcaaaatgtaaatggactacatttttctactcctcagtgtgaatttaattcaaccctaaactcatttttgaaaaaagtgacttacctggttctttccctggactcttcatTTATAGGCTTACTTTTTGCTTTTGGTGAACGATTAGTTAGTATCtgggggaaaaaaaatttcgttagttttttatattgaaatacATCTGCTGGACTGTCGTTCTTGTTGGaggtgaatttcattttaaagagTTACCTGAATGTGATTTGAAGGCGCTCCAATGTAGTCGAATATGTTCAAGTATAATATGAATAAGCCTACTAAACCAGACTTGAACATTTTGATACAGTTGTAATGACCGTGTGATCCcgagtgatttttgaagaagtatACAACACGATGGGCACTTCATGAAACAATGTTCAGCTACTTGTCAAATGTTTCTGCGAAATCTTGCTCGTCAAGTTGATATTATGACGAATGTGTATGCAGGGTATGGATATTCTGCTGTGATACAGTCTGCATCTGTGGTTGTGTGTACACGTGAGGTTGTCGAAAATGTTTGATGTGGATGAATCACCTTTGTACCATGAAAGATGAACAAAACCTCATCACAGTATTTGGTGATTATTGTTTTGATGATTCATTGACAAATTctagttgaaaaattgtcagcTTCTGTAAGtggtttgatttttcgatttttttttcatttcgattctTCAAAAAACCAGGGAAAAGTTTTTGGTGCGgtaaaaagtgaataaaaagaTATAAAAAGTTAAAAGTGATCTTTATTCACTTCCTTGGTAGGTAACAAAGTTAAAGAGAACTgattaaaaaaactttttagagAATTCTGGGATAGATTTAAATAGGCTtaataaataagaaaataataggtacctaattcgatatttcattccaaaaaaagttatgGGTTATAGGTAATTATATATTAGTTACAAAAAGAAGAGATGAGAGCGGAACGGGACTTGCGAAATGATCATCCTTAATGCCAAGTAACTCTTGAATTTCTTTTGTAACCTGGCAGCAACATATGTAACCACCAACTTTTTGGATATTcgttttcaaagaaattgagcaaaaaaaccCTGGGTACATTAGTGTATATAAACTGGGACCATCGGCCAAAGTGGAACCTATGTATCACTAAAGTGGAACCGGATCCTACTTCATGTGCAAATTTTATGCATGAACTGGAACCTTCCTTACACAAAAATTATCTGATTGAAGTGGGATCCTACGATTCACTTTCTTGGGTTGATCATAGCCCGAGAACActtcattattcattaattgTGTAATCGCGCGATAATTAATTAACtagaaataaattcatcaacatAATATCATTTGTTTCTTACTTCATCATAGATGATAGATGTTGGGTgtcttataaatattttttcagttgagTATACAGTTCAGATATGGTTCAGAATTCAGATCATCTTCTGTTTACATATTTACATTCGATGCCATTGACTATATAGATATACTATGTATATGGACTGCTGATTCTTATCAATTTAACGTTGGTTATATGGAGAAATCGTGTAAGCCAGATTTTCAAAGTCCACTCAATGAAACGCGGTGTTCGTTGCCTGAAAACGTTGCTCATTGGCTCTCACAGTACGGAACCTTGGATGCGCGCGTCACCTCGCGTCATCCTCGCATACAATTGCATGTAATCTTCGACTAGAACCGTCGATTTTGTTGCGTGGACTTTTATGTTTACATTTTACACTTTGATAAGGGTTAGCAGTCCATATACGTAGTATATCTATATAGTCAAAGTTCGATGCAGGGCGAGCTTGATCACGGCGGCACTACAATGCCTCCTTCACCAATCACCAGTACcaagtttactcaaattcagacatgttttctctacagaaattctcaaagtgaactaaattgatgaaaattgaaaatttggataatgGATAATCACAATcaggatttttaatttgcaattttggtaggagGGCAACCACTGTCAGTatagataaagaaaaaagctcaaaaatttggatatcatatgataacctaccactcaaattcaccaaggactttcattacccacaaaggaaattttttatcacctgaattttcaatatttggggtaatcatgattattcatcagaaattttagtagggataaattttcattgctctgatctatgcaaaaatttttctcaaattcacattccattAAACATACcaagtttactcaaattcagacatgtttacccaacagaaattctcaaagtgaactattaaatcaacgaaaatttggataatcagaatttttaatttgcaattttggtaggagggcaaccactgtgagtatagatgaagaaaaaagctcaaaaatttggatatcatatgataacctaccactcaaattcaccatggactttcattacccacaaaggaaattttttatcacctgaatttCCAATATTTGGTGTTATCATGatcattcatcagaaattttagtagggatcatcggatcaattttcaattttcattgctctgatccatgcaaaaaattttctcaaattcacattccattagtcctaccaagtttactcaaattcagacatgtttacccaacagaaattctcaaagtgaactaaatcaacgaaaatttggataatcagaatttttaatttgcaattttgg encodes:
- the LOC135833705 gene encoding uncharacterized protein LOC135833705 — translated: MFKSGLVGLFILYLNIFDYIGAPSNHIQILTNRSPKAKINELRKITPREVLPMISIMNKKTFTLSTPEDLKTVSMVDGRIAFGTQFTSSDPHDKQQIFLCPNENSNEKCVEPKTFQKQEPLQCGTEIVPVLKMTFQVPTCGPDAKGTLVTVINEICKAQMPYKFNTEEVVHYKFCFDSKKRKTLFTSHNIRSPKLLTSNLLFREREVNYEMLNDDEIIGSNYTILKSTLEKEASLQLETQKDTPPEPTTDPETFPYKVQMLVPPDDMAFATWRKSAFHFLNAELQHEKLITLWNKINRYVTTAISEMPVKERKFTSIYTSVSDIPEESDSAPGGQNQVYNVWIKLIYNEKKHHGAIIVMNNFISTNDPGSSVSPSPMEKAMDKYCSPIVNLCVSHLKKEFEMIGGVVRCCEVNKESEEFFGIKKSSNKVLLLPIKNINMY